The Apibacter raozihei genome contains a region encoding:
- a CDS encoding TIGR01777 family oxidoreductase, with protein sequence MKKTILITGANGGVAQHLSSLLKENYNLRYLTRNKKKENEFEWDLVNKKLDIRALQGVNNIIHLAGAGIADKRWSQERKKVILSSRIESAQLLLESLKKHSLHIDSFISASAVGYYGMKTSDKIYNEMDKPGDDFLSDVCIQWEQAADNFLLENVADRVAKVRLGVVLSDSPKGVMEIIKKTIKYYVGANLGSGKQYMPWIHIDDLCNIFKEAVINTEISGTYNAVAPEPTTNKGFTHLLADMMDKPLIMPNIPGFLIKLALGESAGMILEGSRVSCDKLLQSGYKFKYPQLREALQSLL encoded by the coding sequence ATGAAAAAAACAATACTTATTACCGGAGCAAATGGAGGGGTTGCTCAACATTTATCTTCTCTACTTAAAGAAAATTATAATCTTCGTTATTTAACACGTAACAAAAAAAAAGAAAACGAATTTGAATGGGATCTTGTCAATAAAAAATTAGATATCCGGGCATTGCAAGGGGTTAATAATATCATACATTTAGCCGGTGCAGGTATCGCAGATAAACGATGGTCTCAGGAACGAAAAAAAGTTATACTATCTAGCCGAATTGAGTCAGCTCAATTATTATTAGAATCTTTAAAAAAACATTCTTTGCATATTGATTCTTTCATTTCTGCGTCTGCTGTGGGTTACTACGGAATGAAAACATCTGATAAAATATATAATGAAATGGATAAGCCCGGTGATGATTTTTTAAGTGATGTGTGTATACAATGGGAACAGGCGGCTGATAACTTTCTTTTAGAAAATGTTGCGGATAGAGTAGCTAAAGTTCGTTTGGGTGTTGTATTGTCAGATAGTCCCAAGGGGGTTATGGAAATAATAAAAAAAACTATAAAATATTATGTAGGAGCTAATTTGGGCTCTGGTAAGCAATATATGCCTTGGATTCATATTGATGATTTATGCAATATTTTTAAAGAAGCGGTAATAAATACTGAAATTTCAGGCACATATAATGCAGTTGCTCCTGAACCAACTACAAACAAAGGATTTACTCATTTATTGGCAGATATGATGGACAAACCTTTAATTATGCCTAATATACCTGGGTTTTTAATAAAATTAGCATTGGGTGAATCTGCTGGGATGATTTTAGAAGGTAGCAGGGTGTCATGCGATAAGTTATTGCAAAGTGGTTATAAGTTTAAATATCCTCAGCTCAGAGAGGCTTTGCAATCTTTATTATAA